From one Amycolatopsis sp. FDAARGOS 1241 genomic stretch:
- a CDS encoding NAD(P)-dependent alcohol dehydrogenase: MRAFQLVEWQKPPQLREVLVPEPGPGQVLVKIGGAGACHSDLHIMQAPVPPPGNGMRLPFTLGHENAGWVEKLGPGVTGFAPDDPVIVYGPWGCGLCANCRRGRENYCQKTGGRGGGLGGHDGGMAEYLLVPASRFLIPLGTLDPREAAPLTDAGLTSYHAVKRSLHLLGPGSAAVVIGAGGLGQMAIQILRALSAATTIVAVDTATDKLDTAKRLGADEALLSGDQAVTRVKDMTHQQGAQLVLDMVGLDPTLRMAAQMARALGHLTIVGLGGGALPVNFSSPPHECSVAAPYWGSLPELIDVIALARQRKVRMLVEHFPLARVAEAYQLLQDGKIQGRAVITPQM, encoded by the coding sequence ATGCGGGCTTTTCAACTCGTCGAATGGCAGAAACCGCCCCAGCTGCGCGAGGTGCTGGTGCCCGAGCCCGGGCCGGGACAGGTTCTGGTGAAGATTGGGGGCGCCGGTGCCTGCCACTCCGATCTGCACATCATGCAGGCACCCGTACCCCCGCCCGGAAACGGCATGAGGCTGCCCTTCACCCTCGGCCACGAGAACGCGGGGTGGGTGGAGAAGCTGGGACCAGGTGTCACCGGGTTCGCGCCGGATGACCCCGTCATCGTCTACGGTCCCTGGGGCTGCGGGCTGTGCGCCAACTGCCGGCGGGGCCGGGAGAACTACTGCCAGAAGACCGGCGGCCGGGGTGGGGGCCTGGGAGGCCACGACGGCGGAATGGCTGAATACCTGCTGGTCCCGGCGTCGCGATTCCTGATTCCGCTGGGCACCCTCGATCCCCGGGAGGCCGCCCCGCTGACCGACGCGGGCCTGACCAGCTACCACGCCGTCAAGCGGTCACTGCACCTGCTCGGGCCGGGCTCGGCCGCCGTGGTGATCGGGGCGGGCGGCCTGGGCCAGATGGCCATCCAGATTCTGCGCGCACTCAGCGCGGCCACCACCATCGTCGCCGTGGACACCGCCACCGACAAGCTGGACACCGCCAAGCGCCTGGGCGCCGACGAGGCGCTGCTATCCGGCGACCAGGCGGTCACCCGCGTCAAGGACATGACGCACCAGCAAGGCGCGCAGCTCGTGCTGGACATGGTCGGCCTCGACCCGACCCTGCGGATGGCCGCTCAGATGGCCCGGGCACTCGGCCACCTGACCATCGTCGGTCTCGGCGGCGGAGCCCTGCCTGTCAACTTCTCCAGCCCGCCGCACGAGTGTTCGGTCGCCGCGCCCTACTGGGGCTCTCTCCCCGAACTCATCGACGTGATCGCCCTCGCCCGACAACGAAAGGTCAGGATGCTGGTCGAGCATTTCCCCTTGGCCCGCGTCGCCGAGGCCTACCAGCTCCTGCAAGACGGCAAAATCCAAGGACGCGCAGTCATCACCCCCCAGATGTGA
- a CDS encoding diacylglycerol kinase family protein has product MTGGVGRGARPKATVVMNPHSGSGKPAHFHLIEKAEHIGARVQVTDADHDAASLARLAVAEGTEVLAVAGGDGTVSAVASVAADAGLPLVVVPAGTRNHFARDLGLDIKNPASALNALRDGDPARVDLGVIGGRVFINNVSFGAYADALLEPGYREAKLRTLASIAPNYLKGEQWVEGNVDTPAGTIELPQVLLVSNNPYHIATPRYLGRRFALDTGSLGGIVVTRPPAPPPDLLLHLRAALRQPGTLGRSGPAITWSAPDITLYGAAPRLPAGIDGEPVTVPLPARSEIRRGALRLLLPRDRPGTPREPALPRWGS; this is encoded by the coding sequence GTGACGGGCGGCGTCGGCCGCGGTGCCCGCCCGAAGGCGACGGTCGTGATGAATCCACACTCCGGCAGCGGCAAACCGGCGCACTTCCACTTGATTGAGAAGGCCGAACACATCGGGGCGCGGGTGCAAGTGACCGATGCCGATCACGATGCGGCGTCTCTGGCCAGGTTGGCGGTGGCGGAGGGAACGGAGGTTTTGGCAGTGGCCGGGGGCGACGGAACGGTGTCGGCTGTCGCTTCCGTCGCCGCGGACGCGGGCCTGCCGTTGGTTGTGGTCCCAGCGGGCACACGCAACCACTTTGCCCGGGATCTGGGCCTGGACATCAAGAATCCGGCGTCGGCGTTGAACGCTCTGCGCGACGGCGATCCCGCACGCGTCGACCTTGGGGTGATCGGCGGGCGCGTGTTTATCAACAATGTCTCATTCGGCGCCTATGCCGACGCGCTGTTGGAGCCCGGGTACCGGGAGGCCAAACTACGCACTCTCGCATCGATCGCCCCCAACTACCTCAAGGGCGAGCAATGGGTCGAAGGCAATGTGGACACTCCCGCGGGAACGATCGAATTACCCCAAGTGCTGTTGGTGTCCAACAACCCTTATCACATCGCGACTCCACGCTACCTGGGTCGTCGCTTCGCACTCGACACCGGATCGCTGGGTGGAATCGTGGTCACGCGCCCGCCCGCCCCGCCGCCTGATCTGCTGCTGCACCTTCGCGCCGCGCTGCGGCAACCCGGGACCCTGGGACGGTCGGGGCCGGCCATCACCTGGTCCGCACCCGATATCACGCTCTACGGCGCGGCGCCCCGCCTGCCCGCTGGGATCGACGGCGAACCCGTGACGGTGCCCCTTCCCGCCCGATCCGAAATCAGGCGGGGTGCATTGCGACTACTGCTGCCTCGAGACCGGCCCGGAACCCCACGAGAGCCCGCACTCCCGCGGTGGGGATCGTGA
- a CDS encoding three-helix bundle dimerization domain-containing protein, producing the protein MGLRRPESSVLNGLEATVHDHTMDATASEQLDIQFAHLETRLARDYTALDPSVVRGPIARERSRFDQARIHAYLPILVERAARSTLERLHADDRWRSGRTGTLGPECPSWLRWCAGLLGPMCLHACCLALLSSGHSPVRRGRFAPRTIHCIGGGDGCIRRAGDHVCQGQRG; encoded by the coding sequence ATGGGTCTACGTCGACCAGAGAGCTCTGTGCTCAACGGGCTGGAGGCGACCGTGCACGACCACACGATGGACGCGACCGCGTCCGAGCAACTGGATATTCAGTTCGCGCATCTGGAGACCCGACTCGCGCGCGACTACACCGCGCTTGACCCGTCGGTGGTGCGAGGACCGATTGCGCGTGAGCGATCTCGTTTCGACCAAGCGCGGATCCACGCATACCTGCCGATCCTTGTCGAGCGCGCGGCCAGATCCACGCTTGAACGACTGCACGCCGACGACCGCTGGAGATCGGGCCGAACCGGGACCCTGGGTCCAGAGTGCCCGTCGTGGCTGCGCTGGTGCGCGGGACTTCTGGGCCCTATGTGCCTACACGCCTGCTGCCTGGCGTTGTTGTCCAGCGGCCACAGCCCTGTCCGGCGTGGCAGGTTCGCGCCGAGAACAATTCACTGTATTGGAGGAGGAGATGGCTGTATCAGACGCGCTGGCGACCATGTCTGCCAAGGCCAAAGAGGTTGA